GAGCATTTTTTATATCAATATCAGTATAAAAATAATAACTGCACCTGTCATTTCCCTGATAATCAGCATGATCTGTCCATGGCATTATCGCTAATACCACGAACTGAAAAACAATAACTCCAAATAGAATGAAAACGATCTTCCTAAGACTCACGCTTACCTCCCTGACAAAGAAAAGGTATAATTAAACCAAATAACCCATATCTATTTTAATAAAAAAATCAAAGAAGTGCATCTTTATCATTTAGCTTCATCTCACGTATCATGTCTTCCTCCACTTTAAATCCAGCGATTATTTTCCTTGCCCTACTTTCGGAGTTTTTTGACGTAAGTATATATCTCACAACGTATTGACCATCCCTCTCTATTAAATTGTACTCTGGAGGAATACACAATTTATCGTCCACTAGCTTTAAATCCGTACCAAATATATATTTCCACTCACCTACTTTGGCACCTCTTGGACTGATTGAAACAGCAGATAGTTGATAATCATCGGTATCCGGCACGAAAAAACATAGGCGGTTATTTTCCACAATTACCTTAGCCAATTCATCCGGTTCTAGACGATCCCCGCGACCTGGGCATCCAGTCACT
This DNA window, taken from Scandinavium goeteborgense, encodes the following:
- a CDS encoding putative T6SS immunity periplasmic lipoprotein produces the protein MVDFFSALYLPLVTGCPGRGDRLEPDELAKVIVENNRLCFFVPDTDDYQLSAVSISPRGAKVGEWKYIFGTDLKLVDDKLCIPPEYNLIERDGQYVVRYILTSKNSESRARKIIAGFKVEEDMIREMKLNDKDALL